A window of uncultured Draconibacterium sp. contains these coding sequences:
- a CDS encoding sulfatase — translation MKKLTVKLFIVVITLTASFAIGCQEKKIEKKRPNILFAISDDQSFPHTSFAGSKFVNTPAFDRVAKEGVFFTKCYAGSPGCAPSRSAIVTGRHHWQNEQSGQHASSWMKKYIPFVDELAANGYAIGRTTKGVGPFQYARNENDSLWRAENAAGPAYDLVSYNETNDERFASGIVNANYAENFKYFLDSIRGDKPFFYWFGCKEPHLVYEQGSWKRRGKKLEEAEVPGFLPDNEVIRGDLLDYAVEIEWFDLHLQRMLEYLEEIGELDNTIVIVTSDNGMPLPRAKANCYDYGVHVPMAIRYPKEIQGDRISETPVSFIDLAPTILEITQTKPQKMLPITGKSIWDLLKSGKENKDRVVYAGRERHSSSRYQNWGYPQRCVRKGDYLYIWNAIPNRWPAGAPQGINPKTGKLNPLYDLFDDETKIGENVFSDIDQSPSKQFLIKNNNNPEVSEYFHLSVDKRPEFELFNVTTDMDCLNNLAGKEEYSAIEKDLTQTLFDELKRTNDTRMTVEEFGTFDTYKRYSPMRSYPKPESEKEIEN, via the coding sequence ATGAAAAAATTGACAGTAAAACTCTTCATAGTTGTTATCACATTAACCGCTTCATTTGCAATTGGATGTCAGGAAAAAAAGATTGAAAAAAAACGTCCCAATATTCTTTTTGCAATCAGCGACGATCAGTCGTTTCCACACACAAGTTTTGCAGGATCAAAATTTGTGAATACTCCTGCATTCGACAGAGTTGCAAAAGAAGGCGTGTTTTTTACCAAATGCTATGCCGGTTCGCCGGGTTGTGCTCCTTCCAGAAGTGCGATTGTTACCGGAAGGCACCATTGGCAAAACGAACAATCGGGTCAGCATGCGTCGTCGTGGATGAAAAAATACATTCCCTTTGTTGATGAACTCGCTGCAAACGGTTATGCTATTGGCCGCACAACAAAAGGAGTTGGCCCTTTTCAGTACGCACGAAACGAAAACGACTCCTTGTGGAGAGCGGAAAATGCTGCCGGCCCTGCCTACGACCTTGTGAGCTACAACGAAACAAACGACGAGCGTTTTGCAAGCGGCATTGTAAATGCCAATTACGCCGAAAATTTCAAATATTTTCTGGATAGTATTCGTGGCGATAAACCATTTTTCTACTGGTTTGGATGCAAAGAACCACATTTAGTTTACGAACAGGGCTCCTGGAAACGTCGTGGCAAAAAACTGGAAGAAGCTGAAGTGCCGGGCTTTTTACCCGATAACGAAGTAATACGAGGCGATTTATTGGATTATGCTGTTGAAATTGAATGGTTCGACTTACACCTGCAACGTATGCTGGAATACCTCGAAGAAATTGGCGAGTTGGACAATACAATTGTTATTGTTACTTCTGATAACGGCATGCCGCTTCCAAGAGCCAAAGCCAATTGTTACGATTACGGCGTTCATGTTCCAATGGCCATTCGTTATCCCAAAGAAATTCAAGGCGACCGAATTAGTGAAACACCTGTAAGTTTTATCGATCTGGCTCCTACAATTTTAGAAATTACCCAAACCAAACCCCAAAAAATGCTGCCAATTACAGGAAAAAGCATCTGGGACTTATTAAAATCCGGCAAGGAAAATAAAGATAGGGTGGTTTACGCCGGAAGAGAAAGACATTCTTCCTCTCGTTATCAGAATTGGGGATATCCTCAACGCTGCGTGCGAAAAGGGGATTATTTGTACATATGGAATGCCATTCCCAATCGTTGGCCGGCCGGTGCACCCCAAGGTATAAACCCGAAAACAGGAAAGCTTAATCCTTTATATGATTTATTCGATGATGAAACAAAGATTGGCGAAAACGTATTTTCCGACATTGACCAATCGCCATCAAAACAGTTTTTAATAAAAAACAATAACAATCCCGAAGTTTCAGAGTACTTTCATCTATCAGTTGACAAACGTCCTGAATTTGAATTGTTTAATGTAACAACTGATATGGATTGTTTAAATAATCTCGCGGGAAAAGAAGAATACTCAGCCATTGAAAAAGATTTAACACAAACGCTTTTTGATGAGTTAAAAAGAACAAATGACACAAGAATGACAGTGGAAGAATTCGGAACTTTCGATACCTATAAACGATATTCTCCAATGCGCTCTTATCCAAAACCTGAAAGCGAAAAAGAGATTGAGAATTAA